The sequence below is a genomic window from Pectinophora gossypiella chromosome 13, ilPecGoss1.1, whole genome shotgun sequence.
attgacgtgtgttccataaattttatacctgtcgattacccgcccCTTTCTTTTCAGTGGGTAAGGAAATGACGAAAAGAAAATGacgtttgttttcgaatttatatttgtatcataaattattatcatttatcacatgctcagcggtgaagaagaacatcgtgaggaaacccacattcccgagaaatgcttatTCGGAAGTATGTCACCTAATCCAgtattgggcaggttttcccttcacgggttggaaggtcagattggcagtcgcttctgtaaaaaaccggacctgtcaaatcgtcaggttaggtaagcggaccctgtgcaaacgggataatgctagtggAATGatgggtaagaaaatgacgtaTAGTGTGTACTGTAATTAGCATCGACAATACTTATACTAACCATGTCATTGCCAACATCATCAAGGCCGGCGATGcgcagcggcgcggcgcggggccCGTCGCGCTCTGGCCGCTCCCCGTCCTCGTGCAGGGCCTTCTGCAGAGCCATCAGCAGACGATCCAGCATCAACGCAGCTCGCTTCTGTGGCACCACCACTTGCTGGAATACCGTTATCAACATTAAACCGAGAAGGTTCCAGGAAAGTAAGAGTTTGCATATAACCGCACCGCGTTGGCGCCCAGTTTTCTACGTGACACGCTGTATACCaattcacataacataacataagctcacgaccatatctcaattgggggtagtcagaggtacgataaggtgcaaaagtccaatcagtatcttgcaaagtattaaattaactggttgcacttaagacaaaaacataaattttataattatgacaactaatgattCATACCACCACTGGTTACAAATAATTCACTGGGCTCGGTGACTGCACTtttactctttgattgtacatgcatcgcaagatgaactaagtgcccacacttCACCTAACTTTTTGTTAGACTaacataggtggtgagccgtatcgttgtTTATATGGTCGATACAACTgtgatagtgaaaactgcactttaactgcaagataaattaataactcattggtgcaagtccggacAATTCGGCATATTTCCCCTGTCTATGTCGGGGCTTCGGCGCAAACGTCGGTTCAATGTCATTCTTTACTACCCTTCtagactatattattatttctacatTTAATTGTACAAACACAACCTAcgaggaaaatatttttatgaagacCATTTAattctgttaatatttttttaagtacttataatgtattttatccTCAAACAACGTCAAACATGCAATTTAATTTCAAACATTATTTCAAAACACGGAACACTAAAACctaaacatttttaacaaacaCTGGAGCTAAAAGAATATTAAATTTTTAATCATGATCACAAAgtagaatttgttttataatacaaaaagcttaataaaagtcaaattctgaaacagttttttttttatttgtaaaatttagctttaactttacaaataaaaaaacccatttagaagatattttttttattaatacgcAAATCTACTAAGGAATACTAGTACTGTGAGTACGtatacataaccagcctatatacgtcctactactgggcacaggcctctcctcaatcaaccggagggcacatggagcatactccaagtGCGCAGTCATGactaatatcatgtacccactttagaaccctgtctctctattatatttgacatttagcgagagttacggtttaattcgtcaaaaaagttaatgtgacatggtgtcaaaatgtatacatattagtactcgtgaccgtacgtataaaGCACGTTAATTCACCGATTTCAGTAATGTGTCCGTTAGAATCTAACTATGTAACTACCTACCTAATCTAATACACATATAAGCCACTGACCATCAGTCGCTACCTACAACACAGAAGTTTGTTTATTACGATGAGCTAAGAAAGTGGAGCAGAAAATACGTTGTCGAGATATCCTGACGATGGATGGTGTTTGGTTATAATGCCATATAAGTAGTGGGTGAAATTAGATTAAGTTACCTACGCATCTGTCTCATAAAATTAACACGATACAAAGCTAATAAGACCTATTAGGAGGAAAGGATAATGGGACAAAGGGTTGAACAACGGTTCGGGAGGGGGGGAGGAAAGCTTAGTTCTATGAACTTATaatcatacttacataaaattgcAAGTTCCTTTTTAAGAAAACCTATTTTGAGTGACCTCTATTTTTCCTTCTCCCTGTCCGTGGCATAACATACATTTCTTTTTGAATCCATTCGTAATCATAGTAAAAGGATTTACAACTTACGTTTGATGTTTCTGCAGACAGACTAGACTAGACACAGTCCgaacactccgtacaaaaatcttgTTCTTACCGTGTTGTCTACTTACCGCGTAAGTAAGAGCGAGACAGCCAGTACCTGCGCGCTCCTTTACTCCTTAACGACTTACGACCATTTAGAGTAAAAAGGACCCAGCGAGGGGGTGGGGTACATCTAGTTTGGCACCCATACGAATtagtggggggcggagagtgtccatTCTATACGAGTATGTagtattactctttattatatgGCCTAGATACAGTATTTACATCTTTCGGTTCTCTACATTAGCCTGAATATAAACAGGACAGACTTCCTTTCATACTTCGTATTGATGATGTAGCTAACTATATTACGTCACTCGAGGAAGCTCTTTTCTTGTAAATGCAATCTAcgtaaaattaataaagagCAACAAGATGTCAAACTATGTAGCTCTGGTTAAGTGCCCTTAAAATATGTCTCTTACATatacagcctacatacgtcccactgctgggcacaggcctcccctcaatcaaccggagggggtatggagcatactccaccacgctgctccactgcgggttggtggaggtgtttttacggctaatagccgggaccaacggcttaacgtgccctccgaagcacgcaatcatcttactttttcggacaatcaggtgattcaagcctgaaaagtccttaccaaacaaagaacagtctcacaaagtgatttcgacaatgtccccatcgggaatcgaacccggacctatagatcgtgaacctaacgctctaaccaccagaccacggaggctgttaaaccaCTGAGGGTGTTAGTGTACCCTACACAATGACTGgcataaaaaacataacatagacagcctatatacctgCCACTGCAGGGTCACTTCTACTACGCTGCTACGAGTACGCTGTGGGATGGTAGacgtgttttacggctaatagacaCTTACATACAGATGTACCTATGTGGTATTAGGTCTGGCAAAGCAAAGGCTGCTTTGAAGAAATAGCAAATACAGGAAAAAAAATCTAGATACATAACATGTATTAGTAAATTATAATATCCGATTCCGAAATCAAATGAGGTAAACTAATGTAGGCGGCCCTTTCTGTAGCTAAAACCCACGTTACGCAAGACAATATGCCTATTCATAGAATCGACGTGTTTTACAGGAAATTGTACAAACGCAGCAATGcgtattatttgtaaacagtctCATACGTAATACCTATGTAATGCCAATTTATAAGGATCGAGTTCGCTTTTCAGAGAAAAGCAACTTCCAAAAACCGTTAAAGGTGTGTCTCTATACCTCGTAAATGAcgaattcataaaataaattcaatgcCAGTGTTAAAACTGGGCGCGTTTCCACTCCTCCTCCGGTACTAGAGGACTATTttttgtatcatcatcaccagcccactaacgtccccactgcaggggcacgggccttccctatggatggatagggagattttTTGTATAcatacttttatttacttatttttttatttatttaatattcggagaaacaacagctataattaaCATAGTAGCATCTTATAGTAAAtacagaaagccaattatagttccTCGCGGATAGCAAATTGATAAGACCAAAAAGGTATGTATAcacaatacataaaatcacgcgtatttcccgttggagtaggcagagacctttttgttttggttttccccgaatggtaaggcaaagggaactttattattaaatattccgatataaacAATGTCGAGAATGTTTTCCGGCTAagttaatgcgatcattaaccacaaaacaccatttcgtattaattatttagattattcaatgcagacagcaactgtcccgttctcgttcccgccaaaaagtcctagGCAGaaactacggaattccacttactacgatcctgacacactttcgcttcttccttttttttgacgtgacttattgtagatttgccgcagatggcattaactacttggccggacaaatggggagcgctgaaggctctcacccggtacaacgtttaagacaacaggcctgagggtgcccagttgggcgcgaaactcggctcagggcgtcgtctgagaggaaaaatatttgaaagaattaatcgaccctggtgggtcgatagcgataagcgctgaatgagggaaatcgtcgaccacgccggcggggtcggtatcggggtcctgaagtgtttggtgtcacgagctgattggctgcctctatggctagagtaatcgggtcgtcgggatcgtatattacgtccttcggacgccgatacttttcttcgcttcttccactctcatcaaaaactTCATGAACGCTCGCCggttttattgtaagtatttagATAGTAAATTAGCTAAGCATTATTTGAACGGCAAAAGTgttcgtgttttgttttgtttcaataGACGGCAACGACTCGAGGTAATTTCCGCCATCTTTAATATCCCATAGGAGAAAGCAGTTTGTATGGCGTCGGAAAGAAAATTGCATCCAGAATATTGCGTGGAGGTTATTACAATGCCTAGTATCTAATTACATATTGTTGTTTACGTGAAATAGGAAGTCATTTTTAACTAagtaatcaagaaaaatatgttttttttaatacatcaatcAAAATGAGGGTCTTTTCAGGCTACATTCACCGAAAACAATATACGATaggcgttgttcagttttaaacgtgataattagctattttctcattactctactctcatttctcgggtacaaaattattccaaaatCCAGCTATATAATAGtataatacaatgtaatggcagaagcatatacagggtgtcccaGAATGAGTAAATCAAATTGCTATGGGAGATAGCGGGGCTAATGTCCTATAAGATGtgctaaatgttttttttttaaatacatagcctttacaaaatgtatttttttctaaaaacctaaaaaagcctgtttttttgtacatttttgtcTCCCAAAAGACATGTTTAACATCAATTGAGTTTCATTTTGTCTCATATTATTTGTGAATGATTGCTTCATGATAATTTGCATgcagttttataaaatattaacttatttagcaatttgtttttaaaaaaaattcggCATCAATTTTTTTTGCTAAGTTTGACCTGCTGTGGTATAAAAAATGTATGAGCGATGTTGAGCAAATTAGTGTAAAAACTTGCCCATTTAATCTCATATAGTAACATTCatgtaatttgttaaaaagcCATAGCATTCtgggacaccctgtataaaaatatttgttgcttgatactttgatcacattatgtaggtatagaataatgtcgctaatataggtatatattgcttctcattaaattttgatcagaataatacaataatacgtggaagatgtaattaactgtgcctgggtgtaataaaaagggtcatcatttatacccaaaaacgaagatgacagatgcatatatctgttatctaaaactgtacagcgccatcagaatctatattgattttttgctgttattattatttttaggaaCGTACCCTAAAAATCTCTCATTGAATATTCTCATAATATCTCTTAGTAGGTTAGTTGTAGGAGATATAGAAAGAAGGACaagcaaaaatatattaagtacctattagagGGTGCTTAGTAACAATACAATACCAATTAAACTTACTTAGACAAAATGACTATCACCATTCTAACAAATTGACGTTTCATGATAACAACCCAGTTTATTTTTACCCTACTGCGGGGatgcaaaaaggagggttatgtgtttgaccactTCGTATATATGTGCGTATgaacgtctgttccaacctaacttctaaaccatcgTAATGTAACATATGAGGTATCAATAGAAGCGTTTTGATTGTCGGACGGTTATAAGATACGTGACGTCATGTTATATTAGTGGCGCCCGCTGGAGGACATAAACTAAGGACgaaaaaaatgcttttttcGAAAGATATCTTTCTTGTATttggtatcaaatgaaagggcttatttcgcacatttcaaatataaacAACAATACACAACAACAAACAGTCACTCAGTCAAcattttttccgtagtcgggttttagtttttaaactttaatttttattatacgGATGACTCTCGCTCCGGTTCGTTCTTGGAGCAAAGGTTGACCATTGCTATTCAGCGCGGCAATGCGGCGAGCGTTATGGGCACCACCGGGAACGgtcaggggcgggttatttatggactaagttttctttaataattttattgttaaattgtataTGTGACGAATTGTAttagtatacaaataaatactgtatttttattattatactcacTATAGAAACAATAATTTGCTACTCTtgtgattaattatttcaatagcCAGAAAATGCCCTGGTGGAGATAAAAAGGTGTTCGTAGGTGGAACGGTCATCACGGTCACCTTTAAATTCTGACGTCTCTAATAAACATGACGACTAGACTAGACCAAGATCAGAGGATCGAAAAACATACATTAACGTCAATAGCTCAAGTTCATAAAACGATATCGAATTTCCGAGTTACCTTCAGACAACCTGTGACTCCATGAGATAATCATATCACATGTCATGTTAAGAAATGTGAGATTATAAGCTATTTTTTACTTACTGTGTATCCATCGTAAGGTGCAGAAAGTGTAGATAACGCCGATGAGAGGGTCAGTAGAAGAAGGGGTACTGAGCTGGACATCATCCTTCATGCATCACCTGCGGAAAATTagttgttgaagaaaatcttaaaaaaacaaaatttaggtacttatacatgttaattcctgcagacgccatctaattttattttaagttatacctgtcattttcttattcgttgaaaaagaaagggacgggtaatcggcaggcatacaatttatggaatacacgtcaattttgagcagaaatctaaaacaaccgtctaaaaattttacatcggacagaattaagtagacagcacgtcaaacggaatgcataccagtctattttattcgcatgggttattcattcattttaaaattaacttgttgacaatcatccgtccctttaaatccgtaacttaaaataaaattagaaggtgtctgcagtaATCCAGGTACCTACCGGACGGATGAAAAACCTGACGTATTTTGCGCGCTCGAAAAATATGATTCTCTTTTTTGTGTttcataaaaagtttttattactaATATGCATATATGATGAACCATCCTACTAAAATTCGGGCCAACTGGTACTTTAAATTTTTAGTTCCCTACGTAAAACGTACTCGTTTATTATGTATTAATACCTACAAGCAACTGACGTCCATCGCagtttaaaaatacttacttgtgTTCTGTATGGTGTGGTTACGAAAGTTGGGAAAGTCTAAAGAACTATAAAGTGATTCTCAACATCTCAACTAGGTTATTTTTTAGGATTACGTAGCCAAATAGCAAAAACCGCCGCTTTAAAACCgcttttatttaatgttttattatataagctgttggtgtaagtacctttttttattaataaatccaTTCCATCCACCATttttttccgaaactataaAAACTATACAACAAAACTTGAAACGACTTAGGTacagtcttaaactgggcccaggggcGAGTTTCCCTTTCCTAATTTGATAATAGGTATCTGGGCCcactatgattcagttgttgCTTAGTAAATACATAGTTGTATTCTGTggaccgcattaagattttctTTCTCTGGATAAGTCTTCAAATATGATATTGAGGCTTCTAAAACCATGCAAACTTCCAcagaaaattggtttgaacgagATTTTTaacggcaaagtcaaagccTTCATTAAATTATCTTAGTAGTGTGTGTGTTCTTTGTTGACATAtttcttgaaataaataaatcattattattgttttttaaactatagtttatctcctctttcggAGGGTATTTACCAGAGACACGGGTCACAGACCAAGTGCCACTGGAAGGAGGGTATAATAATTACGTATCTGTGCGTTCAGTCATGATGTCAATGTCGGAGGATAGGAATTTGCGTACTATCCAACAGGTGTTAAGGATGGCTGCTTTCTGCATGATGACATACGTGTTGGCAGGGAGGCCTAGCATTTTCAGACTGTGGTGTAGGTGTTTGGGAATCACCCCCGTGGTGGAGAGTACCAGGGGTAcaatatatactttttttaaattcattattattattattattttgttaacccCCGAGGACGCAACGCAGAGACAGGTGTTATAAGTTGCATCCCTTTATTTATGTATCGTAGCTCCAGAACGGATGGTCCGATTTCTATGCAGGTTTGATAGTTGGTATTTCAGGGTCTGACGATGATCAGGAAGGTCATAGGAACCCCGAATTTGAGTTAGTTTGATTTATTTTGATGAGCATTCTGGCCAAGTGGGTATGGGTGGGTGAATTCAGGGTGTGATAATGACCAGGTGGCAATTTGTACGGAATCCTTGGTGCGCGAGTGAGATTCGTACTTGTCCGGCTTTTTTGCACTGTTTCTTAACACCTGACGCTGAAATCTTAAAAGTGTCTTGCTGAAGGTTCTTGGATTTTAGATCAGCGCGTCAAATATAACGTAACTAGAAAAGTGTTGAGACTGAATATTTATTGGATTGctttttttctagaaaataGTACTCAGCAATTAGCCAATTTTTTAATGCATTAAAAATCACACCCGTGATTCATATTGGTGTAGGTATTACATATTAACCAtttgctttaaaaaaaacagcGGTCCTTTCAGTATTTATGGTGTCTGTTTACTCAAGGTGATCCCATAAGACGATTTTTAAGACATCCTCTGAAACATGTTtctttcaaagtatttatttttgtccCATGTTCGTAACTAAAGTGTTTATATTATTCCATTTTTTGTATATGGTACTTAAACGTATTTTCCCAGAAATCGTCCCCTGACCTCAAAGGAGGCTAATTGTGTTTCAATAACCCGATATTTGGTATTATAGTGACATAGGAGCGTGACAGTGTTAAGTCGCAAACAACGACGCGGTGTCAAAAACTGATCCTCTGTGGCCTTATTGAGAGGGGGATGACAAGCTACTTACTGTGCTACTTTACCAAGGATAACGCCGGGAATAAACCCGTGACTTACAAACAACCACGTGTGGCCTTGTTTTGAGaactttcctaaaattgaagCGATCAAACTACCGTGTTACGTTTACAAGGAATCTATTTCATTTAAAGTAACGTAATATATTTGTAATGTAACAAAGTTAGATTGTTTATATAGGTATACGATGCTCCTTTCTTTTCTCtagctatttatgtataaaataatattaacctgCTTTGAAATGCTGGATATATAATCCCTCTCTATGATAATATGactttcaaattcaataattttattgcatATCACAAAAGGACTCACGGGTTACGATACACTACACAGTTAAATAACAAATTTTGATGCATTGTAAattatcttttaaatatttgtaaattagaactatcttttaaatatttttccatgCAGAAATTGTGGAAACACCAATCCTCCGGAACTCCCTACCTAAGTCAACTAAGCTCGACTTTGCATAAATCTATCTTTGTACAACAACAGTCAcagtgtatatattattatcgaGCTTTAATAACAGCTTTAATTTTATATGTTAAAAATAACatgtaaaggttttttttacattatttgttattttactaattttacattatttacccAAACCCTTTAATACTTGTTTTTCCTGTGCCTTTTTAAGGATTCCTTTTGTTTCTTTGTTCTGTGACagttacaaaaatcttattgtcCAAATTCTAACGAACAGTAACAAGTAAATTttcgtataaaataaaaacttaattaaaagtttaaatattgCCATAAATTAATAGGCAAATGCAAACGACTGTTTAGTGACTTTCCTTGATTACACGCGCAGAAAACGTGGAAGGATATTCCTGTTTTTAAATTAAGGATGAGATTCCAATGACCGATATAATTAACTCGATATGAGTGCCTAATGCGTATCGTCAATCGACTATTGTAAGAATGGGTAcccatgtacctacctataccatTATAGGAGCTGTTTGAAAGGTCGGCAGAGGAAATTTATTCCTAGTTATTACGACTAGTGAACATACTACATGTCTTTTATATCATATACAGATTATACAGATACTATATACTTACCTCCAATTACTTATAAAGTAGCCCTCTGAAGTGTTTTATTTAGAGCTAGATTACCAATCCACCTGACAAAATTCTCACTGTATCTAGTATATtatatactcatcatcatcatcgcgtccaagccgtgtccggcgacggcgattCCTAAacgtctatcccaggtcgttgttatgataggctctaattcGATactcgtcgttgccaatttaaaatctattatgtgcaattgggtcaattttacagaaataaaaaaatacttctgcttgattttttttatatgacttgTGTGATAAAGATAATTCATATTTActtacgtacataagagtttgtactgaatgttttaggaacaaaatactattcgatcctgacaagaAAGAAATATGGCGAGggcgacacataagagctttCAAATTGGCGATGacgttataatataacatattgtATCCAGATGTCTGTTTATCATTGCGCGGCACACTAAAATTACGgatttttttaaagtgtttACTAAACAATTTTGATAAACTAATGAACCAATATTGATTTAATACTTACTAGAAATGTAACCCACCTCCAagcatttttaatttaagtaaacgCCGTAACGCAGCACGCCTTACTATATGTTGTTATACATGCATAGCAAATGCCTCGCCACGAATATGAAGTGGTATGCAACACAGGGCGTGCGCCGCTCATGCCTCGAGATGTTTTTATTCGGCTTTAACATTACGTCCCACCGCAAGctgatacataaactcacgtatgTTATCTGTAAGGTAGTTAGAGCCACAATGTTTTTCACTCTTTTGGAGTCTTAAGGTTAGAGACATATGACCAAGAATGTACAGCACTAACTTAACGTTACATTCTCATCCCGCCTACATATCCACTTTTACACAAAACATGACCGGTGACATGCGATGATAAGCAGCATGGCCCTTCactattattgtcattaatattattttcaaatttacattatttttctgaACATGTCCCAAGTAAATTTATCCCTTGAAGGAtgatataaatgataaaataattctCTCTCCGACTCGAAATAATCTCCCAatatcatgtttttttattgagcttattttaatttacttctgTAGCTTCGTGGCTGTTTAGATGtctttttaataagtttatctTCTGAATTGAGTCTCAATTAAAGAGTGCGACTCAAGACgactatttattataattatatttatgtattatttaagtagataagtatataGTATTTCTTATAtgtgaaataagtaagtaggtaagtttaTTTACTAATTTGTAAATTCTGTGCCTTTCCACGTAAAATCGCCACTTACGCCATACAGGGTTGCCTGGACGAGATCTGTTTTAGAGATAAGCCAACCTTTTTTTACATCTTgccttttttgttttattaatctgTACAATAAAGTTAAACAATACCATTACGAATTTAAAAGGACACTTGCGTACGTACGGAGAACGTTCTTGGTTTTTTTCACCAGACTGCCCGGATTATGTGTTTCGCACGTACTATTTATATGTGTGGATTTATCTTTCCCTCGAAACATTTCAACACCTAGATGGATTTTTATGACTGAGGATAGATTCGTCTTAACCGTCCGTTGGTTATAGGCTAAGTTTTTGTTTCAGAAATTCATAATGGCggtcataaaatacaaaatggtggTATAGAGatgagaagctcggtgaggcgtgggcgTTAGTTCTTCTtatgatgaatgtacctctgactaccctaattgggatatagtcgtgagcttatgtgttgTTATGACGAGATGAGAAAAATATTTGCTACTGTAGCCCGCCAATCTTTAAATCCTCCTCCGTCGAACACTTTGTGACACGATGCTGCCCCACGCTGGGCGCCATTTACTCATACATAGCTACGGtgtcacataattataatatattttttttattttacacaccaTATTTCACTCAATATGGCACTGCATTTCAGTGGATAGGCCTTTCAAAATGAAGGTGATATTTTCTAGACTATTTTTCAGTCAGAAGCTACGGTAAAATATAGCACAacctaaaagtaaatattaacctaaacctaaatgTTAACCCACAGTTGTATAAATAGGATCTTTAGCTAAACTGTAACTCTAACGTTCATAGACTATATGCTTCATAAAAATAGTGTTACTAGATAGGGATTAGGGACTAAGACTGAAACACAAGTTAACTTATGTTAAGTTATTAATACaatcataatttaaacacaaCAATGATTTACCATAAAATAAACCAGAAATCAAAAACCCGACAGCGTTAAAAGCGAATTTAAAAAAGAGAAACAAGATAACGTTGGAAAATTGTAAGTAAAGTGTGTAATGGATGTTACCATAAAAATAGagaaacttacttttttaagTGATCGTAGCTGAATTGCCAAATTGTTTTCTGCTAATTCTGATAATTAGGTACTTCGGGGTACCTACCAGAAACACCTAAATAATTGACCTTAGATGGGTACCTAATTTCTTCAATTAAAGCATTCTAATCATATAATCACGCACAGAATAACATTCTCAATTTAAACAGACACACGCAATcaattatattatttgaaaaatcataacaaatggcacattaacattaaaatacctacttacctacaatatatAACGAGAAGATCACACGTGTACGGGTACTTTACGGTCACAAGTCACAAGTTTGCGTGTCGTAAGTGGTAGTAGTTGTACCGAGTGGCAGCGAGCGTGAGCGTCGCAGTTCAAGCAGCTTCTAGGGCTATTTCCTCGCCGCCCTAGCCTTTTTATAACGCCGCCCTCAGCCACAGACTGCGTTGCACCGTGTACTCGTAATTGCTAACTTTGATACTTCAATAAATCTATTAAGTATAGTACCTACGTCATACGAAGCTATATATCATTATGTACAATGCTAATTAAACTCAGATATATATAATGTTTCAATGTTGtgtgttttaatgttttttgttgtgttgttgtttgtttaatGTTGTTGTATGtttagaggaggcctatacccagcagttggtggacacaggctgagtgACATGGATATAAATGTTTTTACCTTGGGCCTTtgttggctcaatagtaaccctgacaccaggggtgatgaggttagtactctatctcacaacccacacgatataagaaaaagataatgttttttaGTTCATTTCAGTTAATTTCAACGCG
It includes:
- the LOC126372053 gene encoding uncharacterized protein LOC126372053, translated to MMSSSVPLLLLTLSSALSTLSAPYDGYTQVVVPQKRAALMLDRLLMALQKALHEDGERPERDGPRAAPLRIAGLDDVGNDMMALYSEVGVPAPAPAPRDFVYEPHPAPLHIAALDDDKIAPKRRGQGVGRADGRVLRCYFNAITCF